A window from Penicillium oxalicum strain HP7-1 chromosome VIII, whole genome shotgun sequence encodes these proteins:
- a CDS encoding Diacylglycerol O-acyltransferase 2A codes for MNGHVTPRDEAAAPSTTSPTNSHNSANGESKGINWAPLNIGLERRLQTFVVLCHTLTIAIFLTGFFFTCAIPLFWPLLLPYLVYVTLFSTAATSGELKGRRNFLRHLPIWKVYASYFPARLHREEPLPPTKKYIFGYHPHGIISHGAFAAFATEALGFSKLFPGITNTLLTLDSNFRIPFYREYAMAMGLASVSRESCENLLTKGGANGQGMGRAITIVVGGARESLNAQPSTLRLVLKRRKGFIKLAIRTGADLVPVLAFGENDLYEQVRSDEHPVIHKVQMLVKRTMGFTIPLFHARGVFNYDVGLMPYRRPLNIVVGKPIPVMQQSNRDKIDDSYIDELHARYVQELERLWDQWKDVYAKDRTGELEIIS; via the exons ATGAACGGGCACGTTACGCCACGAGATGAGGCTGCCGCTCCATCCACTACCAGCCCTACGAATTCACATAACTCGGCAAATGGAGAAAGTAAAGG AATCAACTGGGCACCTTTGAACATCGGCCTCGAGCGTCGCTTGCAGACCTTTGTCGTGCTCTGCCACACACTCACAATCGCAATCTTCTTGACGGGATTCTTCTTCACCTGCGCCATTCCTTTATTTTGgccccttcttctcccctaTCTCGTCTACGTCACGCTCTTCTCAACAGCTGCCACCTCGGGTGAACTCAAGggcagaagaaatttcctGCGCCACCTGCCCATCTGGAAAGTCTACGCCTCGTACTTCCCCGCCCGTCTTCATCGGGAGGAACCGTTGCCCCCAACCAAGAAGTATATCTTCGGCTATCACCCCCATGGAATCATTTCCCACGGCGCCTTCGCAGCCTTTGCCACCGAAGCGCTCGGCTTCTCCAAGCTCTTTCCGGGCATCACCAACACCCTTCTCACACTCGATTCCAACTTCCGCATTCCCTTCTATCGCGAGTACGCCATGGCCATGGGTCTGGCCAGCGTCTCTCGCGAATCCTGCGAGAATCTCCTCACCAAGGGCGGTGCCAACGGGCAAGGCATGGGCCGCGCGATCACCATCGTAGTCGGTGGAGCTCGAGAATCACTCAATGCACAGCCATCTACGCTCCGACTGGTCCTGAAGCGTCGCAAGGGATTCATCAAGCTGGCCATTCGGACAGGGGCGGATTTAGTACCCGTGCTTGCGTTTGGAGAAAACGACCTCTACGAGCAGGTCCGCTCGGACGAACATCCTGTCATTCACAAGGTGCAGATGCTGGTGAAGCGCACCATGGGCTTTACCATCCCGCTTTTCCATGCGCGAGGAGTATTCAATTACGATGTCGGATTGATGCCTTATCGTCGGCCGTTGAATATCGTAGTTGGGAAACCGATCCCTGTGATGCAGCAGTCGAATCGGGACAAGATCGATGACAGCTACATCGATGAGCTTCATGCGCGGTACGTGCAGGAGCTAGAACGGTTATGGGACCAGTGGAAGGATGTCTATGCCAAAGACAGGACGGGAGAGCTGGAAATCATCTCATAG
- a CDS encoding Kinesin-like protein KIN-7D, chloroplastic: MSLSALPQPPRPSTNPPTGSLPPLPTPRSKKTMPTPDGPRAVSPYQLSKLRTPSSPRPPSLSRSPLSTSTSTSNLTTARSVSTGRTPGSPDKALRRTISIASFPQPPKAASRPSTAASATISSLQGSAAATASGNAKLQRRGSRLSTGTVASHRSSRPPSLLNGSADGKSIPAEARDAEASPSHSRSSSAGGSCATSVTTFEDTEDSAGGAAKGSKTKESKGNVIVSVRVRPDTSTGGETPRNHGEWSLDGRRSLISHRGKDGGDYYYDNVFTPVENNAKVYDAAAKRLVRRVMEGYHGTVFAYGMTGTGKTFSMQGTATSPGVIPLAITDIFSFIRETPHREFLLRVSYLEIYNERIHDLLSTSVTNGVAAPPQEEIKLREDSKRGVYATPLKEEIVQSPTQLLRVIARGDHARRTSSTQFNARSSRSHAVVQIVVESRERVPPGDAPEKRTVVPPGGVRVSTLSLIDLAGSERAADDKERRTEGAHINKSLLTLGNIISKLSENKDKQGNPTDKDGRHLPYRDSKLTRLLQPALSGNSLVSILCTVQLVNGINAHSGETLNTLKFAARAKNSIVSHAKKAEEAYGSGGGDAGSRVLLERYRMEIQALRGQLDSQAKAQAEKELKWDEQQFEKEAQARHEEQVLEMQLARTALKERIEHLNRLILSSKSTGVNHHGNLSSAFGRLSRMSSTDAGTRSLRSSASQSTLGAVHSNRPMSFMSVNSSCPSIPYVPGSFGNEEDDDLGEFGDGKASLQRQVAALQADLSDKNRYISTLERRLLQARRSSHSRMSAGVKSNASSPATISEHPDTTTLLREKDMEINELRSQLDDKDRMLAALRSAARHRDLAVVTAESSIPELKVKLDATPSRRSSTNISPPNESNEKNLSPTRRVASLRAAERYGDRRKSVDEVSRMLDEMIQSRVESGHLERNSAGHLKQLSSDSRRGSMLAEVRALTPTPSISVEPIPGDTPANHV, from the exons ATGTCCTTGTCCGCTCTGCCGCAGCCCCCTCGGCCATCCACAAATCCCCCGACCGGATCTTTACCTCCACTCCCGACTccgagaagcaaaaaaacTATGCCAACACCCGACGGTCCTCGTGCTGTCTCGCCATATCAACTTTCCAAGCTCCGGACGCCGTCGAGTCCTCGGCCCCCATCGCTCAGTCGATCCCCGCtgtccacctccacctccacttCCAATCTGACCACCGCCCGGTCCGTCTCAACGGGTCGCACCCCCGGTAGTCCCGACAAGGCTCTACGCCGAACGATCAGTATTGCATCGTTTCCTCAGCCTCCCAAAGCCGCCAGCCGTCCGTCCACGGCCGCCTCCGCCACGATATCGAGCCTACAGGGTtccgccgccgccacggCGAGCGGGAATGCGAAGCTCCAGCGGAGAGGGTCCCGCCTGAGTACGGGGACGGTCGCAAGCCATCGCAGCTCCCGACCACCGTCATTACTGAATGGTAGCGCCGATGGGAAATCGATCCCCGCCGAGGCGCGGGATGCAGAGGCGTCCCCCTCCCACAGTCGGAGTTCCTCGGCGGGAGGTTCCTGTGCGACGAGCGTGACGACGTTTGAGGATACGGAGGATTCCGCGGGTGGTGCGGCCAAGGGGAGCAAGACCAAGGAATCCAAGGGTAATGTGATTGTCAGTGTTCGTGTTCGTCCCGATACGAGCACCGGAGGGGAAACGCCTCGGAATCATGGCGAGTGGTCGCTGGACGGCCGGCGCAGCTTGATTTCTCATCGAGGCAAAGATGGCGGAGACTATTACTATG ACAATGTCTTTACCCCGGTGGAAAATAATGCCAAAGTGTATGATGCAGCCGCCAAGCGACTGGTGCGGCGGGTCATGGAAGGCTATCACGGCACAGTCTTCGCCTACGGAATGACGGGCACCGGTAAGACATTCTCCATGCAAGGTACCGCCACCTCTCCCGGTGTCATTCCCCTCGCCATTACCGACATCTTCTCCTTTATTCGCGAAACCCCCCATCGAGAATTCTTACTCCGGGTGAGCTACCTGGAAATCTACAATGAGCGGATCCATGACCTGCTCTCCACCTCGGTCACCAACGGCGTGGCGGCGCCCCCGCAAGAAGAGATCAAGCTTCGTGAGGACAGCAAGCGGGGCGTGTACGCGACGCCGCtcaaggaggagattgtgCAGAGTCCCACGCAACTCTTGCGGGTGATCGCCCGCGGAGATCATGCTCGCCGGACGAGCAGCACCCAGTTTAATGCGCGCAGTTCGCGAAGTCACGCGGTGGTGCAGATCGTCGTGGAAAGTCGAGAGCGAGTGCCGCCGGGGGATGCACCGGAGAAGCGGACGGTCGTGCCGCCCGGTGGTGTGCGCGTTTCGACACTCAGCCTGATCGATCTGGCGGGCTCGGAGCGCGCCGCCGACGATAAGGAGCGCCGAACGGAAGGGGCCCACATCAACAAGAGTCTACTCACCCTGGGTAATATCATCTCCAAACTGTCCGAGAACAAGGACAAGCAAGGCAACCCCACAGATAAGGATGGTCGACATTTGCCGTATCGGGATTCCAAATTGACGCGGCTGTTGCAGCCGGCATTGTCCGGCAATTCTCTCGTCAGTATTCTGTGCACGGTGCAGTTGGTCAACGGGATCAACGCGCACTCGGGCGAGACGCTCAACACGCTCAAGTTCGCGGCCCGCGCCAAGAACAGTATTGTCAGCCATgccaaaaaggccgaggaggcgTACGGCAGTGGAGGCGGCGATGCTGGCAGTCGGGTCCTGCTGGAGCGCTACCGCATGGAGATTCAAGCCCTGCGAGGCCAGTTAGATAGCCAGGCCAAGGCCCAGGCGGAAAAGGAACTCAAATGGGACGAGCAGCAGTTTGAAAAGGAGGCGCAGGCGCGACACGAAGAGCAAGTGCTGGAAATGCAATTGGCGCGAACGGCGTTGAAGGAACGCATTGAGCATTTGAACCGTCTCATTCTGAGCTCCAAATCGACGGGGGTGAACCACCATGGGAACCTCTCGTCTGCCTTTGGACGTTTGTCCAGGATGTCCTCCACCGATGCGGGAACACGCTCGCTGCGATCTTCTGCCAGTCAATCCACATTGGGCGCAGTGCACTCCAATCGACCCATGTCCTTTATGTCGGTCAACAGCAGTTGTCCGTCGATCCCCTATGTCCCCGGCTCGTTTGGgaacgaggaggatgacgatcTCGGCGAATTCGGAGATGGGAAAGCCAGTTTGCAGCGACAGGTTGCTGCCTTGCAAGCAGATCTGAGTGACAAGAACCGATATATCTCCACGTTGGAGCGGCGGCTCCTTCAAGCGCGTCGTTCCAGTCACTCGCGCATGTCAGCGGGCGTCAAGTCCAACGCTTCATCTCCCGCCACGATATCCGAGCACCCGGACACGACGACCCTGCTTCGGGAGAAGGACATGGAGATCAACGAGCTCCGCTCCCAATTGGATGATAAAGATCGAATGCTTGCGGCCCTTCGATCGGCTGCGCGCCACCGCGATCTCGCAGTGGTCACGGCTGAGTCTTCAATACCGGAGCTAAAGGTCAAACTGGACGCCACGCCGTCCAGGCGAAGCAGTACGAATATCTCGCCCCCCAATGAGTCCAATGAGAAAAACCTCAGCCCCACGAGGCGTGTTGCCTCGCTCAGGGCGGCCGAAAGGTACGGTGATCGACGGAAGAGCGTGGACGAGGTCTCGCGAATGCTGGACGAGATGATCCAGAGCCGCGTGGAAAGTGGCCATCTCGAGAGAAACTCGGCTGGACATTTGAAGCAATTGTCATCCGACAGTCGGCGGGGGTCAATGCTGGCAGAAGTGCGAGCGTTGACTCCAACACCATCCATTTCGGTGGAGCCAATACCGGGGGACACTCCGGCTAATCATGTATAG
- a CDS encoding Serine/threonine-protein kinase, producing the protein MALSPFASRSPSVTVASPNSALRLKAAAAASQHHSSAPAIARSDPNPERELAEQLNDDIRRKYVKGKKLGEGTYAIVYLGHYRDDPSSLVAIKKIKVNAEYKDGLTMDAIREVKYLQELSHRNIIALHDVFSSKDQNLNLVLEFLPGGDLEMLIKDGDIHYGAADIKAWMGMLARGVWFCHENFVLHRDIKPNNLLIGADGEVKLADFGLARSFADPYLNMTHQVITRWYRPPELLFGAKQYSGAVDVWSMGMVFAELLLRVPLLAGMSDLDQISKICEAFGTPTEENWPGVTQLANYVTDKVVPLQGRDFFVRQFPTAGPVGADLLMSMCVLDPRKRATALQVLQHRWWTSEPRPTNNEDLPRKSGTKKMGDDLARVGGETDDGMFKNAARQLDFGGRK; encoded by the exons ATGGCCTTGTCGCCGTTCGCCTCTCGGTCGCCTTCGGTGACAGTCGCATCGCCCAACTCGGCGTTGCGGTTGAAAGCTGCGGCAGCCGCCTCTCAGCATCATTCATCGGCGCCGGCGATTGCTCGATCCGATCCCAATCCCGAGCGAGAGCTAGCGGAACAGCTGAACGATGATATTCGGCGGAAATACGTCAAAG GAAAAAAGTTGGGTGAAGGAACATACGCCATCGTTTACCTCGGACACTATCGGGACGACCCATCCTCGCTTGTCGCCATTAAAAAGATTAAAGTCAACGCAGAATACAAAGATGGGCTCACGATGGACGCGATTCGCGAAGTCAAATACCTGCAAGAACTGTCACACCGAAACATCATCGCTCTACATGATGTTTTCTCATCAAAGGACCAAAATCTGAACCTGGTACTGGAATTCTTGCCTGGTGGGGACCTGGAaatgttgatcaaggatggAGATATTCACTACGGTGCGGCCGATATCAAAGCCTGGATGGGCATGTTGGCTCGTGGTGTCTGGTTCTGTCACGAAAACTTTGTGCTTCACCGAGATATCAAGCCCAACAACTTACTGATCGGTGCCGACGGCGAGGTCAAGTTGGCCGATTTTGGTCTCGCCCGATCCTTTGCCGATCCCTACCTCAACATGACCCATCAAGTCATCACTCGCTGGTACCGACCCCCCGAGCTGCTCTTTGGTGCCAAGCAATACTCGGGTGCGGTGGACGTCTGGTCGATGGGCATGGTCTTTGCAGAGCTGCTGTTGCGCGTCCCTCTGTTGGCAGGCATGTCGGACTTGGATCAGATAAGCAAGATCTGCGAGGCCTTTGGTACGCCTACGGAGGAAAATTGGCCGGGGGTCACGCAACTGGCCAACTATGTGACCGATAAGGTGGTGCCGTTGCAAGGAAGGGATTTCTTTGTGCGGCAGTTCCCCACGGCTGGTCCGGTGGGAGCTGATCTGCTCATGTCGATGTGTGTGTTGGATCCGCGGAAGCGCGCTACGGCGCTGCAGGTGCTGCAGCATCGATGGTGGACATCGGAGCCTCGACCGACCAACAATGAAGATCTTCCCCGAAAGTCGgggacgaagaagatgggcgATGACTTGGCCCGCGTTGGGGGGGAAACCGACGATGGGATGTTCAAGAACGCCGCTCGACAGTTGGATTTTGGCGGCAGGAAGTAA
- a CDS encoding Eburicol 14-alpha-demethylase: MGLLNTFLDRVCEQCSSLSALTLISVGSLSVIALAVVVNVLRQLLFKNPHEPPVVFHWFPFVGSTISYGIDPYVFFNNARAKYGDIFTFVLLGKKTTVYLGTKGNEFILNGKLRDVCAEEVYSPLTTPVFGTNVVYDCPNSKLMEQKKFVKFGLTSDALRSYVRLITDEVNDFVKTSPAFKDPKGIFDVTKVIAEITIYTASRSLQGKEVRDRFNSTFAEMYHDLDMGFAPINFMLPWAPLPHNRKRDAAQRKLTETYMDIIRKRREGGGKKDSEDMVWNLMSCTYKNGTPVPDEEIAHMMIALLMAGQHSSSSTAAWIVLRLATCPELIEELYQEQLSVLGKDLPDLTFESLQKLDLHAKVIKETLRIHAPIHSIIRAVKNPMPIEGTPYVIPTTHNVLSSPGVTARSEEYFPDPLKWNPHRWDEPNAGKAEEDEDEEKIDYGYGLVSKGTNSPYLPFGAGRHRCIGEQFAYVQLGSILAALVRQFKFSNPPDVSGIPNTDYSSLFSKPLGKSFVRYEKRGVKE; the protein is encoded by the exons ATGGGCCTCTTGAATACCTTCCTCGACCGGGTGTGCGAGCAGTGCTCCTCCCTGTCTGCCTTGACACTCATCTCGGTCGGATCTTTGTCAGTGATCGCTTTGGCGGTGGTTGTCAATGTGCTGCGCCAGTTATTGTTCAAGAATCCCCACGAACCTCCCGTTGTCTTCCACTGGTTTCCCTTCGTGGGCAGCACGATCAGTTATGGCATTGACCCTTATGTGTTTTTTAATAATGCGCGCGCCAAG TATGGCGACATTTTCACCTTTGTTCTCCTCGGCAAAAAGACGACTGTCTACTTGGGTACCAAGGGTAACGAGTTCATCCTGAACGGCAAGCTGCGTGATGTCTGCGCCGAAGAGGTCTACTCGCCCCTGACCACTCCTGTTTTTGGAACCAATGTCGTCTATGATTGCCCCAACTCCAAGTTGATGGAGCAGAAGAAG TTCGTCAAGTTCGGCCTCACCTCCGACGCGCTCCGCTCCTACGTTCGTCTGATCACTGATGAGGTcaatgactttgtcaagaCTTCTCCCGCTTTCAAGGACCCCAAGGGCATCTTTGACGTGACCAAGGTCATCGCTGAGATCACCATCTACACTGCCTCGCGCTCTCTGCAGGGTAAGGAGGTTCGGGACCGCTTCAACTCCACCTTTGCGGAGATGTATCACGATCTGGACATGGGATTCGCTCCGATCAATTTTATGCTGCCCTgggctcctcttccccaCAACCGCAAGCGTGATGCCGCTCAGCGCAAGCTGACCGAGACCTACATGGATATTATTCGCAAGCGTCGTGAGGGTGGTGGTAAAAAGGACTCGGAGGATATGGTCTGGAACCTGATGTCCTGCACTTACAAGAACGGTACCCCAGTCCCTGACGAGGAGATCGCACACATGATGATCGCTCTGTTGATGGCCGGCCAGCactcctcttcttcaaccgCGGCCTGGATTGTTCTCCGCCTGGCGACCTGCCCCGAGCTCATCGAGGAACTCTACCAGGAGCAGCTAAGCGTTCTCGGCAAGGATCTGCCCGACTTGACTTTCGAGTCCCTGCAGAAGCTGGATTTGCACGCCAAGGTGATCAAAGAGACGCTCCGAATCCACGCTCCCATTCACTCCATTATTCGCGCGGTCAAGAACCCCATGCCCATCGAGGGAACCCCCTACGTCATCCCAACTACTCACAAcgtcctctcttctcccgGTGTGACTGCTCGCTCTGAGGAGTACTTCCCCGATCCTTTGAAATGGAACCCGCACCGTTGGGACGAGCCAAACGCAGGCAAGGccgaagaggacgaggacgaggagaagattgaTTACGGTTATGGTCTGGTTAGCAAGGGTACCAACAGCCCCTACCTGCCTTTTGGTGCCGGTCGTCACCGTTGCATTGGCGAGCAATTCGCCTACGTCCAGCTCGGCTCAATCCTCGCCGCTCTGGTCCGCCAGTTCAAGTTCTCCAACCCACCCGATGTCTCTGGCATTCCCAACACGGACTACTCA TCTCTGTTCTCTAAGCCTCTGGGCAAGTCGTTTGTCCGCTACGAGAAGCGCGGTGTCAAGGAGTAA
- a CDS encoding DNA damage response protein kinase DUN1 has product MAPREKSSLKRGRHSADVDSQELKKPRRSQRISSQQHPEPVVTPVLHDYLPTPLTHGNSTVTDIRNENTATPPLSSDQPDRPHTPPNEQSQPQIYSSPPGDTQALSQFIYPPRTYADEVDDETAEGVWGYLIPLDDSVSGPFVLKHREGCASHEEPTRDTSDKKTAVKKHKTNPAPRGYLVGRHPECDLIIKSPTISNRHFLLFSEKKKGDVVAVLEDLSSNGTFVNDALVGRNKHRELEDRDEVSILNEARFVFRYPRTRHTSGFRHQYRKLQQLGKGHFATVYLCVDRATGKQYAAKVFEKRPGDSQKSQSQNEALQQEIALLMSVNHPNLLCLKDTFDETDGAYLILELAPEGELFNLIVTKQKLSEAETRHVFRQLFEGLKYLHDRGIVHRDIKPENILVADKKLTVKLGDFGLAKIIGEDSFTTTLCGTPSYVAPEILQETRRRRYTKAVDIWSLGVVLYICLCGFPPFSDELCTKENPYTLAQQIKMGRFDYPSPYWDSVGDPALDLIDKMLTVDVDKRITVDECLEHPWLTQKYPGLNDSTDGLTGALDKLDFSKRKVERERTMLSSVNDVHYSEHAEDGEAPVKVYHQNEAGKRVHNRPSKAGPRERSPRGDRDPNDFVNLGQSGDPALYDE; this is encoded by the exons ATGGCCCCTCGCGAGAAAAGTTCTCTCAAGCGAGGTCGA CACAGCGCCGACGTGGACTCGCAAGAATTGAAGAAACCGCGTCGCTCGCAAAGAATCTCGAGCCAACAGCATCCAGAACCGGTGGTGACGCCTGTGCTTCACGACTACTTGCCTACCCCCCTGACCCACGGAAACTCAACGGTCACGGATATTCGCAATGAAAACACGGCGACGCCTCCGCTGAGTTCTGACCAGCCGGATCGCCCGCACACTCCGCCGAATGAGCAGTCTCAACCTCAAATATACTCCTCGCCACCGGGAGATACGCAAGCTCTGTCACAGTTTATCTATCCTCCACGAACGTATGCAGATGAGGTGGACGACGAGACGGCGGAGGGTGTATGGGGATACCTCATTCCCCTTGACGATAGTGTGAGCGGTCCCTTCGTCTTGAAACATCGCGAGGGATGTGCCAGCCATGAAGAGCCAACCAGAGACACGTCCGATAAGAAAACTGCAGTAAAAAAACACAAGACCAATCCTGCGCCCAGGGGCTACCTCGTCGGCCGTCATCCCGAATGTG ACCTGATTATCAAAAGTCCGACCATTTCCAATCGTCACTTTTTGCTCTTCtcggaaaaaaagaaaggggatGTGGTCGCCGTCTTGGAGGACTTGTCCAGCAACGGAACCTTTGTCAATGACGCCTTGGTGGGCCGCAACAAGCACCGTGAGCTTGAAGACCGCGATGAGGTCTCGATCTTGAATGAAGCGCGATTCGTCTTCCGCTATCCACGTACCCGTCACACCAGTGGCTTCCGCCACCAATACCGGAAACTTCAACAACTTGGCAAGGGTCATTTTGCGACGGTATACCTGTGTGTGGATCGAGCCACGGGGAAGCAATATGCCGCCAAAGTCTTTGAGAAGCGGCCAGGTGACTCTCAAAAATCCCAGTCACAGAATGAGGCATTACAGCAAGAGATTGCCCTCTTGATGAGCGTCAATCATCCCAACCTCCTGTGTTTGAAAGATACCTTTGATGAAACGGACGGAGCCTATCTCATCTTGGAGCTCGCGCCTGAGGGTGAACTGTTTAATTTAATTGTGACCAAACAAAAGCTGAGCGAAGCGGAAACTCGGCACGTGTTTCGACAGCTCTTTGAAGGATTGAAGTATCTG CATGACCGGGGCATCGTTCATCGTGACATCAAACCCGAGAACATCCTCGTGGCGGACAAGAAATTGACCGTCAAGCTGGGTGATTTCGGCCTTGCCAAGATCATTGGCGAAGACTCTTTCACCACTACTCT GTGTGGCACGCCCAGTT ATGTCGCACCGGAGATCCTACAAGAAACCCGCCGCCGCCGATATACCAAGGCGGTCGACATCTGGTCGCTCGGAGTGGTTCTTTACATCTGCCTCTGCGGCTTTCCTCCGTTCTCCGATGAGCTATGCACGAAGGAAAACCCATATACGCTCGCGCAACAGATCAAGATGGGTCGTTTTGACTATCCATCCCCGTACTGGGATTCCGTCGGCGACCCTGCACTGGATCTGATCGACAAAATGCTCACGGTGGATGTTGACAAACGAATCACTGTCGACGAGTGTCTGGAGCACCCGTGGCTGACCCAAAAGTACCCTGGTTTGAATGACAGCACCGATGGGCTAACGGGAGCGCTCGACAAGCTGGATTTTTCCAAGCGGAAGGTCGAGCGGGAACGCACGATGCTGAGCAGCGTCAACGATGTTCACTACAGTGAGCACGCAGAGGACGGCGAAGCCCCCGTCAAGGTCTACCACCAAAACGAGGCGGGCAAACGCGTACATAATCGGCCATCCAAAGCGGGGCCTCGTGAGCGTTCTCCTCGAGGTGATCGCGACCCgaatgactttgtcaatCTTGGCCAGTCTGGGGACCCTGCGCTCTATGACGAATGA